Proteins encoded in a region of the Paenibacillus sp. E222 genome:
- a CDS encoding glycosyltransferase family 2 protein produces the protein MNASEIGWIILTCVLGVQLVFAVWNVSCLPKVRSFNADEFKNKDILVSVLIPARNEKLHIQGCLESVLASDTSGFRMEVLVLDDRSEDETAAIVQGIADRDPRVRLLHGVELPAGWMGKSHACHRLVQEAKGEWFMFVDADVRLEPAAIRQTIAAGCEQGGGLVTGFPYQVTKTWMEKLVVPMMVFTIISHLPIFMIRRSSNPMFVAATGAFLLIHRSSYKASGGHAAIQADLVDDMSLAKAVKRAGHPVMLADVHDVTNTRMYQNGAEVWNGYKKNMYEGMGRKDVLLLGTMLMYTLMYIVPPLGLVIGLLTGNAMSIIYGLTGTVLGMAVKRVSDHAGGQPWWLAFLQPISMACVIAIGIASWQAGRSGKGYVWKGRRYS, from the coding sequence ATGAATGCATCTGAAATAGGATGGATTATACTGACTTGTGTATTGGGCGTTCAGTTGGTGTTCGCAGTATGGAACGTCTCCTGTCTGCCCAAAGTGCGTTCATTCAACGCAGACGAATTCAAAAACAAGGATATCCTGGTCTCTGTGCTGATCCCTGCCCGCAACGAGAAACTCCACATTCAAGGATGTCTGGAAAGTGTGCTTGCCAGCGATACATCCGGATTTCGGATGGAAGTACTGGTGCTGGATGATCGCTCTGAAGATGAGACCGCTGCTATAGTTCAGGGGATTGCTGATCGTGATCCACGTGTGCGCCTGCTGCATGGCGTGGAGCTGCCCGCAGGCTGGATGGGTAAATCTCATGCCTGTCACCGACTGGTGCAGGAGGCCAAGGGTGAATGGTTTATGTTCGTGGATGCCGATGTGCGCTTGGAACCTGCAGCCATTCGGCAGACGATTGCTGCGGGGTGTGAGCAAGGTGGGGGCCTCGTCACAGGATTCCCCTATCAGGTGACGAAGACCTGGATGGAAAAGCTCGTTGTGCCCATGATGGTGTTCACCATCATCAGTCATCTTCCTATTTTCATGATACGCAGATCATCTAATCCGATGTTTGTAGCCGCTACTGGGGCTTTTTTGCTCATTCATCGTTCCAGTTATAAGGCCTCCGGTGGACATGCTGCAATCCAGGCTGATCTGGTCGATGACATGAGTCTGGCGAAGGCGGTTAAGCGTGCGGGACATCCCGTTATGTTGGCCGATGTTCATGACGTGACGAATACACGAATGTACCAGAATGGTGCAGAAGTGTGGAACGGGTATAAGAAAAACATGTACGAAGGCATGGGGCGCAAAGATGTGCTGCTGTTGGGCACGATGCTGATGTATACACTGATGTATATTGTGCCTCCGCTCGGTCTGGTTATCGGTTTGTTGACGGGCAATGCTATGTCCATCATCTATGGTCTTACGGGAACCGTGCTCGGGATGGCAGTCAAAAGGGTATCGGATCACGCTGGAGGACAACCCTGGTGGCTTGCTTTCCTGCAACCGATTAGTATGGCCTGTGTCATTGCGATTGGTATAGCTTCCTGGCAGGCAGGTCGTTCCGGCAAGGGGTATGTATGGAAAGGTAGGCGGTACAGTTGA
- a CDS encoding lysophospholipid acyltransferase family protein, protein MIRAVKSKPFNRIFSLYNHYYLLRRRFRSFTLSGSLDPLLPNTDSPMEPDQPVIYFMNHSSWWDGLLLYHASQQTSRGDHYVMMEEEQLRQYAFFRKLGAYSINKENASSIRTSLQYTTELLQSGKRVWIFPQGEILHQDARPIEFRPGIGLLLRRSSRAVAVPVTLCHGMVQHDLPEISMQVGTPVIEDWKTWKSEEIAARLSRVLEQQLNDHKSELVRIGQGSLPGAFPLIRHVRSTSEKYDAARKRVNR, encoded by the coding sequence ATGATTCGCGCCGTAAAATCAAAACCGTTTAACCGGATTTTTTCCTTATACAATCATTATTATTTGCTGCGGAGACGTTTTCGCTCGTTTACATTATCAGGTTCATTGGACCCGCTACTCCCGAATACGGATTCACCCATGGAACCGGATCAACCGGTCATCTATTTCATGAACCACAGCTCCTGGTGGGATGGTCTGCTGCTCTATCATGCGTCGCAGCAGACTTCCCGTGGAGATCATTATGTCATGATGGAAGAAGAGCAGCTGCGACAATATGCCTTTTTTCGCAAACTTGGCGCGTATTCAATCAACAAGGAGAATGCATCCAGCATTCGAACCTCCTTGCAATATACGACCGAGCTGCTTCAATCTGGCAAAAGGGTCTGGATCTTCCCCCAAGGGGAAATTCTGCATCAGGATGCCAGGCCAATCGAGTTTCGTCCAGGCATTGGTCTGCTGCTACGCCGCTCCTCGCGCGCCGTAGCTGTACCCGTGACTTTGTGTCATGGCATGGTTCAGCATGATTTGCCGGAAATATCGATGCAGGTGGGTACGCCTGTGATAGAAGATTGGAAGACATGGAAGAGTGAAGAGATTGCCGCCAGATTGAGCAGGGTGCTGGAGCAGCAGTTGAATGATCATAAATCAGAGCTGGTACGCATCGGGCAGGGCAGTTTGCCGGGTGCTTTTCCACTGATCCGCCATGTGCGTTCTACGAGTGAAAAATACGATGCCGCACGAAAGCGGGTGAACCGTTAG
- a CDS encoding carotenoid biosynthesis protein has translation MVQGLYWAWYFIGAALMLTIGVPDVLSFSNGLFLIFYALYVLDLIYQGRKRTGLSDQSVIWIKPELWLVSFIIWLGGMGVEWVGVHTHWPFGEYSYSDFFGIHLFSVPVTLGFAWIAVVGNSALLSGGGSTWTGKLIRAVKTGFWAIVLDLVLDPVAHARGFWQWQAPGGFYGVPWTNYISWFVMGAFLSLFLPAMPSDRSSLLRAKWLYQLFILLFGLLALKEGITGSFIIAIVGVLLAEGSWLYDSRRKIKTV, from the coding sequence ATGGTTCAGGGCCTGTACTGGGCGTGGTATTTCATCGGAGCGGCACTGATGCTGACGATTGGCGTTCCGGATGTACTGTCCTTCTCCAACGGCTTGTTTCTAATCTTCTATGCACTGTACGTGCTGGATCTGATATATCAAGGACGGAAACGGACAGGGTTGTCCGACCAGTCAGTCATCTGGATAAAACCTGAACTCTGGCTGGTTTCCTTTATTATATGGCTGGGAGGCATGGGAGTAGAATGGGTCGGCGTGCATACACACTGGCCCTTTGGCGAGTATTCGTATTCGGACTTCTTCGGAATCCACCTGTTCAGTGTACCCGTTACATTAGGCTTCGCCTGGATTGCCGTAGTTGGTAACTCGGCTCTGCTCAGTGGCGGTGGCTCGACCTGGACCGGCAAGCTGATCCGGGCGGTTAAGACCGGATTTTGGGCTATCGTGCTCGATCTGGTACTGGACCCGGTTGCGCATGCCAGAGGATTCTGGCAATGGCAGGCTCCAGGTGGATTCTACGGTGTGCCCTGGACCAATTACATAAGCTGGTTTGTAATGGGAGCGTTCCTCTCCTTGTTTCTTCCGGCAATGCCTTCAGATCGAAGCTCATTGCTGCGTGCGAAATGGTTGTATCAGCTGTTTATTCTTTTGTTTGGGTTACTAGCTCTCAAAGAAGGAATTACGGGCAGCTTTATCATTGCTATTGTGGGTGTGCTTCTTGCTGAGGGGAGCTGGCTATATGATTCGCGCCGTAAAATCAAAACCGTTTAA
- a CDS encoding NAD(P)/FAD-dependent oxidoreductase, whose translation MKGNVIIIGAGFGGLSCAIRLASQGVRVTILERQERVGGKLQQIEQGGYHFDRGPSTITMPASFRSVFDHASVVMEDYVQLYELEPRTRNIFADGTVVDLSGNRGWMKEQIADYSPEDAARYDAFMDESAALYAEANRHFLGKLLLSPKDKYNLRMLRSLLRVRPTVKLDKLLRSYFQHPHTLAMFGRYATYVGSSPYQAPSIFAMMGHVEAEEGVYGVKGGTYQLIEAMTQLAQEKGVQIVTGIEVRQIVVRHGKVAGVDTDQGFREADQVVANGDVLSVNRLLLAPEYRKQMSDQRIRKYEPSISGFVTLAGVRRQYESLLHHTVFFPERYEPEFDHIFRDRKMPADPTIYICYSGYSEAGMAPAGASNLFILVNAPYLSDSWHWDEQMDRYGELVLEKLAERGIMGLKQSDVLIRYTPQDIERETLAHQGSIYGISSNSVKQTFMRPGNKSKDVQGLWYVGGTTHPGGGTPIVTLSGQLVGAQLASEIVT comes from the coding sequence TTGAAGGGTAACGTCATTATTATCGGAGCAGGCTTTGGAGGTCTATCGTGTGCCATTCGGTTAGCTTCACAGGGCGTACGGGTCACCATTCTGGAACGGCAGGAGCGGGTAGGTGGAAAGCTGCAACAGATTGAGCAGGGTGGATATCATTTTGACCGAGGGCCAAGTACGATCACGATGCCCGCAAGCTTCCGTTCCGTCTTCGATCACGCAAGTGTAGTGATGGAGGATTACGTGCAGTTATACGAGCTGGAACCACGTACACGTAATATATTTGCAGATGGGACCGTGGTCGATTTGTCGGGCAATCGAGGGTGGATGAAGGAGCAGATTGCTGACTACAGCCCAGAGGATGCAGCCCGTTATGATGCATTTATGGATGAGTCTGCTGCGCTGTATGCGGAAGCTAATCGTCATTTTCTTGGGAAGCTGCTGTTGTCGCCCAAGGATAAATATAATCTTCGAATGCTGCGCAGTCTGCTGCGTGTACGGCCTACAGTGAAGCTGGACAAGCTGCTGCGTTCTTATTTCCAGCACCCCCATACCCTTGCGATGTTCGGTCGGTATGCGACCTATGTTGGATCATCGCCCTATCAGGCGCCTTCGATCTTTGCCATGATGGGCCATGTGGAAGCAGAAGAGGGTGTCTATGGGGTGAAAGGTGGAACCTATCAACTCATAGAAGCCATGACACAGCTTGCACAGGAAAAAGGGGTGCAGATCGTTACTGGCATCGAAGTCCGGCAAATTGTTGTCAGGCATGGCAAGGTGGCAGGCGTGGATACGGATCAGGGCTTCCGGGAAGCCGATCAGGTTGTTGCAAATGGAGATGTGCTGAGCGTCAATCGGCTGCTGCTTGCGCCAGAATATCGCAAACAGATGAGTGATCAACGAATTCGCAAGTATGAGCCGTCGATTTCGGGGTTTGTAACATTGGCTGGTGTGCGGAGACAGTATGAATCCCTGCTGCACCATACCGTCTTTTTTCCGGAACGGTATGAACCGGAGTTTGACCATATTTTCCGTGACCGAAAAATGCCTGCCGATCCCACGATCTACATCTGTTATTCCGGTTATTCGGAAGCGGGTATGGCTCCAGCGGGAGCCAGCAATCTGTTCATTCTGGTGAACGCTCCGTATTTGTCGGACTCCTGGCATTGGGATGAGCAGATGGATCGTTATGGAGAATTGGTGTTGGAGAAGCTGGCCGAGAGGGGAATTATGGGATTGAAGCAGTCGGATGTCCTGATCCGGTACACGCCACAGGATATTGAACGGGAAACCCTGGCCCATCAAGGGTCGATCTACGGCATCTCGTCCAACTCCGTGAAGCAGACCTTCATGCGCCCCGGCAACAAAAGCAAGGATGTGCAAGGGCTGTGGTACGTGGGTGGCACGACGCATCCGGGCGGCGGCACGCCCATTGTGACGTTATCCGGGCAGCTTGTTGGCGCGCAGCTTGCATCGGAGATCGTAACGTAA